A genome region from Hoplias malabaricus isolate fHopMal1 chromosome 8, fHopMal1.hap1, whole genome shotgun sequence includes the following:
- the chst3a gene encoding carbohydrate sulfotransferase 3a produces the protein MRNKYTILVICIVALVIIEKENNIISRVSEKLTLKQTTQTQEPPPYYNGSSAPVVMEYDGEENATMFFDGDDYGHKHILLLAATRTGSSFVGEFFNQLGSNMFYLFEPLWHVERMLSEDMGIPNATVSSLAYRDVLLSLFLCDFSLLERFISPPPHEHVTPGLFRRESSMALCEEQVCTPVVKNVFERYRCKTRRCGPLNLTLASEACMRKEYRAIKTVRVRQLETLRLLVEDPRLDIKVIQLVRDPRAILASRMVAFSNKYQTWKSWAANGEVPIEDEEVKRLQGNCNQIRMSAELGLSRPNWLENRYMLVRYEDIARYPMQKAADMYRFTGIPFTSQARDWILKNTHTSEVTSGVYSTQKNSSEHVEKWRYSIPFKLAQVVQEVCGPAMHLFGYKFVDSEQTLMNRSVSLLEEKLFNLS, from the exons ATGAGGAATAAATATACAATCCTTGTCATCTGCATTGTGGCGCTTGTCATCATTGAAAAGGAAAACAATATTATATCAAG GGTCTCTGAAAAGCTCACACTCAAACAGACAACACAGACCCAAGAGCCTCCGCCATATTACAATGGCTCCAGTGCACCGGTGGTCATGGAGTACGATGGTGAGGAGAATGCTACAATGTTCTTTGATGGAGATGACTACGGTCATAAGCACATTCTTTTGTTGGCTGCCACACGCACTGGATCCTCCTTTGTTGGAGAATTCTTCAACCAGTTGGGATCTAACATGTTCTACCTCTTTGAGCCGCTGTGGCATGTGGAGAGGATGTTGTCGGAGGACATGGGCATCCCCAATGCCACGGTTTCGTCCTTGGCCTACAGGGATGTGCTGCTGAGCCTCTTTTTGTGCGACTTCTCCCTGCTGGAACGTTTCATCAGTCCACCTCCTCATGAGCATGTGACCCCCGGTCTGTTCCGCAGAGAGTCCAGCATGGCGCTGTGTGAGGAGCAGGTCTGCACACCAGTGGTAAAGAATGTGTTTGAACGATATCGCTGCAAGACTCGTCGCTGCGGGCCCCTTAACCTGACCTTAGCATCGGAGGCCTGTATGCGCAAGGAGTACAGAGCTATCAAAACGGTAAGGGTCCGGCAGCTGGAGACACTTCGCTTACTAGTGGAGGACCCTAGACTGGACATCAAGGTCATACAGTTGGTGAGGGACCCTCGTGCCATTCTGGCCTCTAGGATGGTGGCCTTCTCCAATAAGTACCAAACCTGGAAGAGCTGGGCTGCGAATGGAGAGGTGCCCATAGAAGACGAGGAAGTGAAACGACTCCAAGGGAACTGTAATCAAATCCGCATGTCTGCCGAACTGGGCTTGAGCCGGCCAAACTGGCTGGAGAACCGCTACATGCTAGTGCGCTATGAGGACATTGCCAGATATCCCATGCAGAAAGCAGCAGATATGTACAGGTTTACCGGGATCCCCTTCACCTCACAAGCAAGGGACTGGATCCTTAAGAACACTCATACTTCAGAGGTTACTAGTGGAGTGTACTCCACACAGAAGAACTCATCCGAACATGTGGAAAAGTGGCGCTACAGTATACCCTTCAAACTGGCTCAAGTTGTGCAAGAAGTGTGTGGACCAGCTATGCATCTGTTTGGGTATAAGTTTGTTGACAGTGAACAGACACTAATGAACAGGTCCGTTAGCTTGCTTGAAGAAAAACTATTTAATTTATCATAG